Proteins co-encoded in one Brassica napus cultivar Da-Ae unplaced genomic scaffold, Da-Ae ScsIHWf_40;HRSCAF=73, whole genome shotgun sequence genomic window:
- the LOC125603850 gene encoding separase-like, translating to MTSHGSSMDWLRLIITVSNRGGFKAVSENAAWDKVGQESGLGLGAKLIYVKYLAALARWLNSDSSPGLPGTSKDLIARLRDFVSQAKSNYELRKVGAEFKWLLEKVDKDHSSPGKMKRECSVETLKWLSEAAKDPCDTSNASLPDRSKWDSYGSEEPWKQLLLFRASRTNTTDSACEKTWQKIQKMHPSLYRDSAGPSYNLRERLSSQFNERKAGKDESCGLLCSEFQAQVPDWSLIASESDSKWFDTLMPPLNKEQNNNNRLTERDPIGNGDSNKMLTMLVSAMGECALSILREPAVPQHFLDGDSLHDFCISALKIISCLVEDVIASPWISPPELIHLCASFPETGDNIKHSKKVASVSIAFELCIRTVWNCVRLICLKFESNSSEDFVSEKAVTDFVSEACRKSAYYLDVLEQYGELKIEELIQHKRHKSPDLADSCTLFHSLLLSSQKISKIVTGNILEQEILAYEEFVPVCSKLCRANQIKIADILLKDVIITKDLFLERARVLTWKARIARAEQERVEKECVKQEGAKQEPVEQEPVKQARVEKELLNKIVFESISNEGHETCFQLTIIYFLRALYFQETKPESKQIFEDINKSLNLCVWIQSGETMPLENVIPLLFNVIDLVSIKGWIELHQRIYDLMFRIFKGRNVRLKDALAMLWDCRRLSHALCPSPIDDAVITGLSCYFDEISESTDFWKSCLQFSKAKSIGFELSIHESDITIVEIKRTASKLDTTSKPVSSDPLPCFSSFVAASLYYDLCERELSCGNLYKALSYATEAQRIRNFLLRKWFRFSGKTTQTVEIMTFDFKKFEVSSLRDTDSWPCGTFLWDISRCYLSPWILLQCCLESVLQLGGIWELMGERDRAGNLLSWGKTVSSIQSLQPFVLAFSLALGNLYNKMQCRDLAEKELQNAKKLLTDSQKNFPCRNCKLMLEVTLDKQFGDLSQRQSESLYSAALQKICCPAWKGCINQTAEVEKPRDSKMRRGGGALIVHACEMKEQPIIRLTRSMSRSLEERPQNFPAKKCRFIDESDICDAKGLMRDTKNRICVCINRISQQHLSNEVTRSGLPNNFISLKWQFYQRRLACTVLVSLGKCLAKSGKVHQAHGAILHSIAALYNSTVSILSSPSSRSPLLDFIGKEIKGDVFGLDRARILYNLCKLSLQTYHSRSVLCDLSHIPYQTLVSLLTLAFVLSREDPILCRKISRLLAVLYLVSSIGSEFSLPCDGELSLSHWVTYYHQASLGANSNYHFLSKFMKSGRNSDKEASEEFDFLRLAPKSTDGLVKFAKNFFNGLPETTAICISVLGGTLSKLLQELLKSPQVCGWLLLSRLSSKSQQPLAVLLPIYSSLGEGGIEKMDKRWDSPWGSTVVDVVAPAFRLILKEYNFTGSQVPMEDEKLRWKEIDELELRLNKLLRNLEDTWLGPWRHLLLGESSNSKSHESTQKKLVEELRAKCNMEVNETLLKVFLGNDTAKDGDSWISQLCSKNGCCIGGHPSDHIDEENGSSISDDLRSRYRLALQLIRDSGIKLEDYNEKREPIILVLDHEIQMLPWENIPTLRRQEVYRMPSVGSISAVLKKSCYREDPSPFLVIDPRDSCYLLDPKYNCKTLQTVLEGLSEIKEIKVEAGLEPPAPSAQELNDALGNRDLFLYHGHGSGDQYIPMRKVENMNKCSAAFLMGCCSGLPYRGGRYVPKSVPISFLLAGSPVIVATLWDVPEDISQFVKAMLESFWRERSDDVKPERIGSLMADARYACAQQFLTGAAIVCYGVPTAITTKRKKKNT from the exons ATGACTAGCCACGGGAGTTCCATGGATTGGCTCAGACTTATCATCACCGTTAGTAATAGAGGCGGGTTTAAAGCCGTTTCTGAGAATGCTGCATGGGATAAAGTTGGTCAGGAGTCTGGATTAGGGCTTGGTGCGAAATTGATCTATGTCAAGTATCTCGCCGCACTTGCTCGATGGTTGAACAGTGATTCTAGCCCGGGGTTGCCTGGAACCTCAAAGGATCTGATTGCTAGGCTTAGAGACTTTGTATCTCAAGCCAAGAGCAACTATGAGTTGAGGAAAGTAGGAGCAGAGTTCAAGTGGTTGCTTGAGAAAGTTGACAAGGATCACTCTTCGCCTGGGAAGATGAAACGGGAATGTTCTGTAGAGACTTTAAAATGGTTAAGCGAGGCTGCTAAGGATCCATGTGACACATCTAATGCTTCTTTGCCGGATAGATCAAAGTGGGATTCTTATGGAAGTGAAGAGCCTTGGAAACAGCTTCTTCTGTTTAGGGCCTCAAGAACAAACACTACTGATTCGGCTTGTGAAAAGACTTGGCAG AAAATCCAGAAGATGCATCCATCTTTGTATCGGGATAGTGCTGGGCCTAGTTACAATCTAAGAGAGAGACTCAGTAGTCAGTTTAACGAGAGGAAAGCTGGGAAGGATGAATCATGTGGTCTACTTTGTTCAGAGTTTCAAGCTCAAGTACCTGACTGGTCTCTCATCGCCTCTGAAAGCGATTCAAAGTGGTTCGACACTCTGATGCCGCCACTtaacaaagaacaaaacaataataatcGTCTTACTGAAAGAGATCCTATTGGAAATGGTGACAGCAATAAAATGCTCACAATGCTGGTCTCAGCTATGGGAGAGTGTGCACTCTCGATCCTTAGAGAACCAGCAGTGCCGCAGCATTTTCTCGATGGGGATTCACTGCATGACTTCTGCATCTCTGCACTGAAG ATCATTTCCTGCCTAGTTGAGGATGTAATTGCTAGTCCGTGGATTTCACCTCCAGAGCTCATACATCTATGTGCTTCATTTCCTGAAACTGGTGACAATATAAAGCATTCTAAAAAGGTTGCATCC GTTTCCATAGCGTTCGAGTTATGTATTAGAACCGTGTGGAATTGTGTTAGACTCATCTGTCTGAAATTTGAGTCTAACTCATCTGAGGATTTTGTGTCCGAAAAAGCAGTTACTGATTTTGTGAGCGAGGCATGTCGCAAATCTGCATACTATCTGGATGTTCTCGAGCAATATGGAGAGTTAAAAATTGAGgagctt ATACAACACAAGCGTCATAAGAGTCCTGATCTGGCTGACTCATGTACACTCTTTCACTCCTTGCTGCTATCTTCTCAGAAGATTTCGAAAATAGTGACTGGAAATATCTTGGAGCAG GAGATTCTTGCTTATGAGGAGTTCGTTCCTGTGTGCTCAAAATTATGTCGCGCAAATCAGATAAAAATTGCTGATATCCTTTTGAAAGATGTTATCATCACAAAAGATCTATTCTTGGAGAGAGCAAGAGTTTTAACATGGAAAGCAAGGATTGCTAGAGCTGAACAAGAGCGTGTTGAAAAAGAGTGTGTTAAACAAGAGGGTGCTAAACAAGAGCCTGTTGAACAAGAGCCTGTTAAACAAGCACGTGTTGAAAAAGAGCTTTTGAACAAGATTGTGTTC GAAAGCATATCTAATGAGGGCCATGAGACTTGTTTCCAACtaactattatatatttcttaagAGCGTTATACTTCCAAGAAACTAAACCAGAGTCCAAG CAAATTTTCGAAGACATTAACAAATCATTGAATCTATGTGTATGGATTCAGTCTGGTGAGACTATGCCCCTGGAAAACGTGATTCCTCTACTGTTCAATGTAATTGATTTGGTCTCAATAAag GGTTGGATAGAGCTCCATCAACGGATATACGACTTGATGTTTAGAATATTTAAAGGGAGAAATGTCAGATTGAAGGATGCTTTGGCAATGTTGTGGGACTGTAGACGGCTAAGTCATGCGTTATGTCCTTCTCCAATAGATGATGCTGTCATCACGGGATTATCATGCTACTTTGATGAAATATCAGAGTCAACAGATTTCTGGAAAAGTTGCTTGCAGTTTTCAAAAGCAAAATCAATTGGGTTCGAGCTGAGCATACATGAGTCAGACATCACAATAGTTGAGATTAAACGCACAGCTTCCAAACTAGACACAACTTCCAAACCAGTCTCAAGT GATCCACTTCCCTGTTTCTCGTCTTTTGTTGCTGCATCTCTATATTATGATCTCTGTGAAAGAGAATTGTCATGTGGTAATTTATACAAG GCTCTCTCTTATGCTACGGAAGCACAAAGGATTCGAAATTTTCTTCTAAGAAAATGGTTTAGATTTAGTGGGAAAACTACACAGACAGTAGAAATAATGACTTTCGACTTTAAGAAGTTTGAAGTTTCAAGTCTTAGAGATACCGATTCATGGCCATGTGGAACTTTTCTCTGGGATATTAGCCGCTGCTACTTAAGCCCTTGGATTTTGCTCCAATGTTGTTTGGAAAGTGTTCTTCAg CTTGGTGGTATTTGGGAGCTTATGGGGGAAAGAGATAGGGCTGGAAACTTGCTATCTTGGGGAAAAACTGTTTCATCTATTCAGAGCCTACAACCTTTTGTCCTTGCATTTTCTCTTGCTTTGG GGAATCTCTACAATAAAATGCAGTGTAGGGATCTAGCAGAAAAGGAGCTCCAGAATGCGAAAAAGCTGCTAACAGATAGTCAAAAAAATTTTCCTTGCCGAAACTGCAAGCTGATGTTAGAGGTTACGTTGGATAAGCAATTTGGAGACTTGTCTCAAAGACAATCTGAGAGTCTGTATAGTGCAGCCTTACAAAAAATATGCTGCCCAGCTTGGAAAGGATGCATTAATCAAACAGCCGAGGTAGAGAAACCAAGAGACTCGAAAATGAGGCGTGGAGGAGGTGCTCTAATTGTGCATGCTTGCGAGATGAAGGAGCAGCCTATTATAAGGTTGACTCGCTCAATGAGTCGATCACTTGAAGAACGACCTCAAAACTTTCCTGCTAAGAAGTGTAGATTCATTGATGAATCTGATATCTGTGATGCAAAGGGGTTGATGCGGGACACTAAAAACAGAATCTGCGTTTGCATCAATAGAATAAGCCAGCAGCACCTCTCTAACGAAGTTACAAGATCTGGATTGCCGAATAACTTTATAAGTTTGAAATGGCAATTTTACCAAAGGAGGCTTGCGTGCACGGTTCTTGTCAGCCTTG GAAAATGTTTGGCTAAATCTGGAAAGGTTCATCAAGCACATGGGGCAATTTTGCATAGCATCGCTGCTTTGTATAACAGTACCGTATCCATCCTCAGCTCACCTTCTTCTCGCAGTCCATTGCTGGATTTTATTGGGAAGGAAATCAAAGGAGATGTATTTGGTCTTGATCGTGCAAGAATATTATACAACTTGTGCAAGTTGAGTCTTCAAACTTACCACTCCAG GTCTGTTTTATGTGATTTATCACATATTCCATATCAGACGCTGGTTTCATTGTTAACGTTGGCATTTGTACTTAGCAGAGAGGATCCGATACTCTGTCGAAAG ATTTCAAGGTTGCTTGCTGTGTTATACTTGGTCTCTTCTATAGGGTCTGAGTTCTCACTCCCCTGTGACGGGGAGCTTTCTTTAAGTCATTGGGTTACATATTATCATCAAGCCTCTCTTGGTGCTAATAGCAACTACCACTTCTTGTCAAAATTTATGAAATCAGGACGCAACTCAGATAAAGAG GCTTCTGAAGAATTCGACTTTCTCAG GCTTGCTCCCAAAAGCACCGACGGTCTTGTTAAGTTTGCAAAAAACTTTTTCAATGGTCTACCAGAAACGACAGCCATCTGCATTAGCGTGCTTGGAGGCACACTGAGTAAATTGTTGCAGGAGTTATTGAAAAGCCCCCAAGTTTGTGGGTGGCTGCTCTTGTCACGGTTGAGCTCAAAGAGTCAGCAGCCTTTAGCTGTACTTCTGCCAATTTATTCTTCACTTGGAGAAG GTGGGATTGAAAAGATGGATAAAAGATGGGATTCTCCATGGGGTTCCACAGTGGTGGATGTTGTCGCTCCAGCATTTCGATTAATATTGAAGGAGTACAACTTTACTGGTTCTCAGGTTCCTATGGAAGATGAAAAATTGAGGTGGAAGGAGATAGACGAACTTGAACTTCGTCTTAATAAATTGCTAAG AAACCTTGAAGACACCTGGTTGGGTCCCTGGAGGCATCTGCTTTTGGGAGAGTCTTCAAATAGTAAATCGCATGAGTCCACGCAAAAGAAGCTGGTTGAAGAGCTAAGGGCCAAATGTAATATGGAAGTAAATGAGACACTTCTAAAGGTTTTCCTTGGAAATGACACAGCCAAGGACGGCGACTCATGGATATCTCAGCTTTGTTCAAAGAATGGTTGCTGCATAGGAGGTCATCCAAGTGACCATATTGATGAAGAAAATGGAAGCAGTATATCTGATGACCTTCGAAGTAGGTACCGGCTAGCCTTACAACTGATACGGGACTCAGGGATCAAGCTAGAGGATTATAATGAGAAGAGAGAACCGATAATACTTGTGTTGGATCATGAGATTCAG ATGCTTCCATGGGAGAACATTCCAACATTGAGAAGACAAGAAGTATACCGTATGCCTTCTGTGGGTAGTATATCAGCAGTGCTTAAGAAAAGCTGTTACCGAGAAGATCCTTCTCCCTTCCTTGTGATCGATCCTCGAGATTCTTGTTATCTATTAGATCCGAAATATAATTGCAAAACATTGCAAACCGTGCTTGAAGGATTGTCCGAGATTAAGGAAATCAAG GTAGAAGCTGGATTAGAGCCACCTGCTCCTTCTGCTCAGGAGCTAAATGATGCGTTGGGAAATCGTGATCTTTTCCTATATCATGGGCATGGTTCTG GAGATCAATATATTCCCATGCGGAAAGTAGAGAATATGAACAAATGTTCTGCAGCTTTTCTTATGGGATGCTGCAGCGGTTTGCCATATAGAGGAGGCAGATATGTACCAAAAAGTGTTCCGATATCTTTCCTGCTAGCCGGTTCCCCTGTCATTGTGGCAACCTTGTGGGATGTACCAGAAGATATTAGCCAGTTTGTGAAGGCAATGTTGGAAAGTTTCTGGAGAGAGAGGAGTGATGATGTTAAACCAGAGAGAATTGGGTCGCTCATGGCTGATGCACGTTATGCCTGCGCTCAGCAATTCTTGACAGGGGCTGCCATCGTGTGTTATGGTGTCCCAACTGCTATCACAAcaaagaggaagaaaaaaaatacttga